The following DNA comes from Streptomyces sp. NBC_00273.
TGGTTTCCGACCAGGTCTTCCTCATGTCCTGATCGCCCTTCTCGAAGGACTCGGCGCTGTAGTCCGGCTTGTAGACGTCCCACCGGAAGAGGTCACCCCAGGCCTTCTTCTCGATCTCGTCCTCACTGGCATAGGGATTGCCGTACGCGGAGTTCACGACCACCTTGAAGGCACCCTGCGTGTACTGGTCCTCCTCCCAGACCGTGCCCGCGGCGATCCCGAGGGACTGGGCGAGAGTGCTCGCATCCTGTACGAGGCTGCGCACACCCCACTCCCAGCGCTCGCAGAAGTCCTCGAAGTCGGTGGCCAGCCCCGCGTGCCCGGCTTCCATCCCCGTCATCGACAGGTCGCTGAAACCCGCGCCCTGCGCAGCGCCCGCCGCGTCCGACGACTCACGCAGCTCCGAGATCGCCGCACGCAAACCGTCCTGGATGCTCTTGACCGCTGCCGGCGAGACCTCAAGGTCCCCGTCGCCCGCCATCAGGCCACCACCACTGCGTCAACAGCGCACGCATCGGGGACGATCCCCACAACCGGCGGGAAAAACATCGAACCGGCCTCGTCGGCGACGTCGACGGCTATGCCCGCAGGGCCGTCAACCATCGGGACCACGGCATCAACGAGTCGCGCGCCCAGGATGGAGAGGTATGTCCACTCCCGGTCGGCGTCGCCACGCGCCTCGGCAAACCGGGCCAACGCCTCCTCGTCCGTGAACGCGTACAGCCAGCGAATACCGCCCCGGACAGCGGACATCAGGCCACCATGGGAACCGGCAGAGGCAGCGGAACCTTCCGCAGGAGCAACGAGAGGCACGAGCAACACAGCCCGCCGGAACTCACCCATCAACCGCGCCGGATCACCCTTGCCATCCCGAACGGCTGCTATCTCCCCAGTCAATTCCATGATCCTCATCCCCCAAGTGCTGCTCAGCGCCCTACAAGAAACCCTAACTTGGGTGTTTGCTCCGCCTTCAGGGGGATCTCTGCCATGTTCCCGACAGCAGGCTGAATATCAGTCAGCAGTCCACGCCGCCGTACCCGGCGTAGCCCGCGCCCCGCCGCACCCTGTGAGGACCGACCGGCCAGAGCGCCGCCCCGCAGCCCAGGCCACCGTGCGCCCTACGGTCGGGTCAGGTGGCCCCGAACCGAAGGACGTACAGCTCACCCGTGCTGATAGGCCGCGCGTCGGTAAACCGGGCAGTGCGCGATGACAGCACCACCGAGCGGTAGAGCGGCCGTGCAGCTCCGTGCCGCCGGGGCTGAGCCGACGCGTGACATCGCAGGCACCCTTGGCGGGCAGGAGCCATCCGAACCACACCCTCAGCTGTCGGACGGACTCAGGCCCCCGGCTCACCGCGCAACCAGGTGGGGAACGCGAGCCGCCCTAAGCAATTTTGACGAATTCTCATCGCCCTGTCGTCGCCACCCAGTGCGGGCATGCTGGTCCTCGGCGACCACTGCGCTGGAGCACCCCGGTGGGCGCCGCGACCGTGCTGGCGGGCGACGCCCTCCCCCAGACCTGCCCGACACAAGGAAGGCTGCTAACCTCCGGGCGATCATCACACCACTCGGAAGCACCTTGAGCACAGCTCTCGTCCTGCTGATCGTCGGACTAACGCTCTTCGCCGCGGGCAGCTGGGTTGCGCTGAACATCCGCGGTGCCGCCGCCTCGCTGGAACGCCGGGCGGCGGCCAACGCCGAACTCGCGATGCATGCCCGGGGGGATCTGGGTCCGCCCAGGCGGGTGGCGTCCGCCGGGTCCTACCGGCTCGTGGGCACCTTGATCGCTCTGTGCGGGATCGTCTTCACCCTGGGCGGCCTGCTCGAGTCCCTCTGACGGGTCCAGGCTCCCGGATTGCCGGCACGACCGCGGCTCGGCACGAGCCCCGTCAGTCGTACCGCCCGCCAGCCACACCCGGCCGAACCACCATGGCACGCCAGCACGTGCGGTGCCCCTCGCCCCACTCGGCGCACGCTGTCACCTCCTCTCCCTCAGCAAGGTGGCCGGGGCGGGCAGAGCCGCCCCTATCCGGCCCTCCGCCCGTTCTACTGGACCCGGAGATAATTCCCGATTGCCTTGACGGCCTCAACAATGACTGCGGGGCCGACTGCGCCCTCTGTTAGGGGGCCTGCGTCTGCCCGGGTGGTGTGGGTGGTGGCGGATGGTACTGACCATTGGCCGTCCGGATATCGTGTCGCGCCGCGGACGGGGCTGATCAGCCCGGGCGCGGAGGTCGATGCGATGTGATGCTGTCGAGGACGCCGAAGTCGGCTGCGCCTTGCCAGGATTGATCTCCTGGCAAGGCGCTCGCGGTCACCGCTGTTCGTCCCGGCTATCCGATGGTCAGGAAGGCGTTCCAGCCGTCCTCGTCACGACCGGTGGGGTTCCCGATGGTGTTGGTTCCGCCCTGGAAAAGCCATTGGTTTCCGTTGTCTCCAACGGCCCAGATGTCGGGGACGCCGTCACCGTTGGCGTCGGGAGTGCCGAGGATCTTGGGGTAGGCGGCTCTGCCCCAGCCGGTGGTGCCGTAGGTGTAGTCCTGGCCTCCTTCAGAGTCGGCAGAGGAGGCAATGGACTTGAGGTCCACTCCGCCGTTGGCGCCAGGCTTGCCCTTGCGGAGGAGGAGGCCGCGGCTGGCGTTGGCGTTGTCGCGGAAGAGGAGGTCGGGGACCTTGTCGCCGGTGACGTCTCGGACTCCGATGAGGTCACGCGGCGTCCAGACCACACTGGCCAGCTTCTTGTAGGAGGTGAAGCTGGCTCCGGTGTAGCCGGAGAGGATCCAGAAGCCGCCGTCGGTGTCGAGGGCGAACATGTCGGCGAACCCGTCACCGTCGGTGTCTTCGCTGACGACGATCTGCCGGAATGTGGCTGGGTTGGGTGCGCCTGTCGGCAGCAGGATCTCCATGCGGCGGTCGACGTCGAACTGGCCTGTGCCGAGGCCTGGGTAGGCGTACAGCTTGCCGTCGGGCATGCGTGCGATGAGGTCGGTCAGTCCGTCGCCGGGGAACCAGTCGGTGGAGTGGCCGATGAGTGCGGGCGGCTTGCCGTTCTCGGACTTCCAGTAGCCGTTGATGGGCACGCCGTTGTGGACGGCGCCGAGGATGTAGTGGTCGGTGTCGCCGACCTGGTCGCCGCCGTAGGTGAGGAGGTTTCCATCTGCGTTGATGGCCAGGATGTCGGGGTATCCGTCACCGGTGACGTCGCCTGGCTTGTCCTGGCCCGGTCGTGGCTTGACGAGGAACTTGTAGAGGGTCGGATTGGAGATGTTGCCGAACTTGCTGACAGTGCGGGCGTAGATGATGTTCGGTCCGGCCGTGTCCACCTGGATGGATGGCTGGGCCTCGCCGGTCGCGTCCGGGACGACTTTCTGGTCGAAGACCGGCCGGTTCAGGCTCCACTGGTACTCGCGGATGTCCTCAGGCTTGGCGCCGTTGCCCTTGAACGTGATCGTCTGCCCCGGCGTACTGGCCGGCTGCACGCTCCACTCGGTGTAGTCGTCGCCGTGTGGGGGAAAGGCGGTGGAGCTGACTGCTGGGTTCTGCGGGACAGTGTGGCTGACGGTGAAGGTGCACCAGCCGCCGCCTCCGGAGTCACGTGGCCCGCTGCCGGGCGCCCCCCAGCCGTCCTTGTCTCTGGCACGGGCGAGCCAGTAGTACGTCTGCCCGTCGGTGAAGGTGTCCATTGGTACTTCTGCGGTGACGACGCCTTCGCTGTTGACCGGGAACCACTGGTCGTAGACCGGCGGTCCGCCGGCCGCATTCCATACCTCGATCTGGAGCTGGTCGAGGTTCTGTTGGCCGGGGAGATCGTCGCGGTCGGTGCCCTTGACCTGGAAGGTCACGTTCGTCTTGCCGATGCTGGTGCCTGAGCCGCTGGTCAGGCACGGGCCACCGGGGAAGGTCTGCATGTTCGCCGCGATCGGGGTGTCCGGTGGGGTGTGGTAGACGACCTCGATGTAGGGGGCGGTCTCGCCGTTGGCGATGAACTTCTTCCAGTAGTACGGATCCGACTCGTTGGGGGCGGCGAAGCCGAGGGACAGTGCTCCCCAGCCGCTGTTGGCGGCGTCGGTGACGAGGCCCTTGATGTCGGGTGCGATCCAGTTGTCGGGGCACGAGCTGTTGTAGCCGTATCCCGCGTACTCCGACGCGACCACTCTGCCCCAGTGGGCCGCGTCGTTGGTGCTGTTCCAGGTGCTCGACGACGTGATGTACGGGGTCGAGAAGATCAGCATCTGTTTGCGGTCGCACGACCACGAATACGTCTGCAGGGCCCGGACGACGGCCGAGTCGATCCCGACTCCATGCAGTTGGCTGCCGAAGTCGAAGTTGAAGATGGAGCGGGAGGTGCCTCCGGTCGTGGACTCGTAGCCGACGCGGGCTTCGTTCGTGCCGCTC
Coding sequences within:
- a CDS encoding SseB family protein, with the translated sequence MELTGEIAAVRDGKGDPARLMGEFRRAVLLVPLVAPAEGSAASAGSHGGLMSAVRGGIRWLYAFTDEEALARFAEARGDADREWTYLSILGARLVDAVVPMVDGPAGIAVDVADEAGSMFFPPVVGIVPDACAVDAVVVA
- a CDS encoding DNRLRE domain-containing protein → MSLRQDAPTEEWTELVRLNTDGHDLVVSWPGTLPPPVVDGPRALYENVRPGIDLLMTAQDGGYSHLLVVKDKQVAADPLLEQLKYRLASPDLTFQLDTKSSAVSARDGENEEVAGSPTPMMWDSSGKVATTDNEPAWKPTDTAKQHPTLALPGLAGAEGARLKPATAALTDNTLSITPDVSLLNAAETVYPVFIDPSFKGRKHAWTLLYKTEGNSSFYNGQNYNASGTNEARVGYESTTGGTSRSIFNFDFGSQLHGVGIDSAVVRALQTYSWSCDRKQMLIFSTPYITSSSTWNSTNDAAHWGRVVASEYAGYGYNSSCPDNWIAPDIKGLVTDAANSGWGALSLGFAAPNESDPYYWKKFIANGETAPYIEVVYHTPPDTPIAANMQTFPGGPCLTSGSGTSIGKTNVTFQVKGTDRDDLPGQQNLDQLQIEVWNAAGGPPVYDQWFPVNSEGVVTAEVPMDTFTDGQTYYWLARARDKDGWGAPGSGPRDSGGGGWCTFTVSHTVPQNPAVSSTAFPPHGDDYTEWSVQPASTPGQTITFKGNGAKPEDIREYQWSLNRPVFDQKVVPDATGEAQPSIQVDTAGPNIIYARTVSKFGNISNPTLYKFLVKPRPGQDKPGDVTGDGYPDILAINADGNLLTYGGDQVGDTDHYILGAVHNGVPINGYWKSENGKPPALIGHSTDWFPGDGLTDLIARMPDGKLYAYPGLGTGQFDVDRRMEILLPTGAPNPATFRQIVVSEDTDGDGFADMFALDTDGGFWILSGYTGASFTSYKKLASVVWTPRDLIGVRDVTGDKVPDLLFRDNANASRGLLLRKGKPGANGGVDLKSIASSADSEGGQDYTYGTTGWGRAAYPKILGTPDANGDGVPDIWAVGDNGNQWLFQGGTNTIGNPTGRDEDGWNAFLTIG